A DNA window from Streptomyces sp. 71268 contains the following coding sequences:
- a CDS encoding heme-copper oxidase subunit III, whose amino-acid sequence MSVVATATAVDTGHAHPSVNRPNLTSVGTIIWLSSELMFFAALFAMYFTLRSVTGAEHWKEMADALNFPFSATNTTILVLSSLTCQLGVFAAERGDVKKLRMWFVVTFVMGAIFIGGQVFEYTELVKHEGLTLSSDPYGSVFYLTTGFHGLHVTGGLIAFLLVLGRTYAAKRFTHEQATAAIVVSYYWHFVDVVWIGLFATIYMIK is encoded by the coding sequence ATGTCGGTCGTGGCGACAGCAACAGCAGTAGATACCGGGCACGCGCACCCGTCGGTCAACCGGCCGAACCTCACCAGCGTCGGAACCATCATCTGGCTGAGTTCCGAGCTGATGTTCTTCGCGGCCCTCTTCGCGATGTACTTCACCCTCCGATCGGTGACCGGGGCAGAGCACTGGAAGGAAATGGCCGATGCGCTGAACTTCCCGTTCTCCGCCACGAACACCACGATCCTGGTGCTCTCCTCCCTCACGTGCCAGCTCGGCGTCTTCGCCGCCGAGCGCGGTGACGTGAAGAAGCTGCGCATGTGGTTCGTGGTCACCTTCGTGATGGGTGCGATCTTCATCGGCGGTCAGGTCTTCGAGTACACCGAGCTGGTCAAGCACGAGGGGCTCACCCTCTCGTCCGACCCGTACGGTTCGGTGTTCTACCTGACCACCGGCTTCCACGGGCTGCACGTGACGGGCGGACTCATCGCGTTCTTGCTGGTCCTGGGCAGGACGTACGCGGCCAAGAGGTTCACGCACGAGCAGGCGACGGCGGCCATCGTCGTGTCGTACTACTGGCACTTCGTCGACGTCGTCTGGATCGGCCTCTTCGCCACGATCTACATGATCAAGTAA
- the ctaD gene encoding cytochrome c oxidase subunit I, translating to MSILNEPQGAAADTAKAAPPEYRKAPGSAVVKWLTTTDHKTIGTMYLVTSFAFFCIGGVMALFMRAELARPGTQIMSNEQFNQAFTMHGTIMLLMFATPLFAGFANWIMPLQIGAPDVAFPRLNMFAYWLYLFGSLIAVGGFLTPNGAADFGWFAYSPLSDAVRSPGVGADMWIMGLALSGFGTILGSVNFITTIICMRAPGMTMFRMPIFTWNVLLTGVLVLLAFPVLAAALFALEADRKFGAHIFDAANGGALLWQHLFWFFGHPEVYIIALPFFGIISEVIPVFSRKPMFGYIGLVAATIAIAGLSVTVWAHHMYVTGGVLLPFFSFMTFLIAVPTGVKFFNWIGTMWKGSLSFETPMLWAVGFLITFTFGGLTGVILASPPMDFHVSDSYFVVAHFHYVIFGTVVFAMFSGFHFWWPKFTGKMLDERLGKITFWTLFIGFHGTFLVQHWLGAEGMPRRYADYLHADGFTTLNTISTISSFLLGLSVLPFFYNVWKTAKYGKKVEVDDPWGYGRSLEWATSCPPPRHNFLTLPRIRSESPAFDLHHPEIAALDQLENVGHTEEKALAGGKEAGK from the coding sequence GTGAGCATCCTCAACGAACCTCAGGGTGCCGCCGCCGACACGGCAAAGGCAGCACCACCCGAGTACCGGAAAGCCCCCGGCAGTGCCGTGGTGAAGTGGCTGACCACGACCGATCACAAGACGATCGGCACGATGTACCTGGTCACCTCGTTCGCGTTCTTCTGCATCGGCGGCGTCATGGCGCTGTTCATGCGCGCCGAACTCGCTCGCCCCGGCACGCAGATCATGTCGAACGAGCAGTTCAACCAGGCGTTCACGATGCACGGCACGATCATGCTGCTGATGTTCGCGACGCCGCTGTTCGCCGGATTCGCCAACTGGATCATGCCGCTGCAGATCGGCGCGCCCGACGTGGCGTTCCCGCGGCTGAACATGTTCGCCTACTGGCTGTACCTCTTCGGCTCGCTCATCGCGGTCGGCGGGTTCCTCACCCCCAACGGCGCGGCCGACTTCGGCTGGTTCGCCTACTCCCCGCTGTCGGACGCGGTCCGCTCGCCGGGCGTCGGCGCCGACATGTGGATCATGGGTCTGGCCCTCTCGGGCTTCGGCACCATCCTCGGCTCGGTCAACTTCATCACCACGATCATCTGCATGCGCGCTCCCGGCATGACGATGTTCCGGATGCCGATCTTCACCTGGAACGTGCTGCTCACCGGTGTCCTGGTGCTGCTCGCCTTCCCCGTGCTCGCCGCCGCGCTGTTCGCCCTGGAGGCGGACCGCAAATTCGGGGCGCACATCTTCGACGCGGCCAACGGCGGCGCACTGTTGTGGCAACACCTCTTCTGGTTCTTCGGCCACCCAGAGGTGTACATCATCGCCCTGCCGTTCTTCGGCATCATCTCCGAGGTCATTCCGGTCTTCAGCCGCAAGCCGATGTTCGGTTACATCGGTCTGGTGGCCGCGACGATCGCCATCGCCGGTCTCTCGGTGACGGTCTGGGCGCACCACATGTACGTCACAGGCGGCGTGCTCCTACCGTTCTTCTCCTTCATGACCTTCCTTATCGCGGTGCCCACCGGTGTGAAGTTCTTCAACTGGATCGGCACCATGTGGAAGGGCTCTCTGAGCTTCGAGACGCCCATGCTGTGGGCGGTCGGCTTCCTGATCACCTTCACCTTCGGTGGTCTGACCGGCGTCATCCTGGCCTCGCCGCCGATGGACTTCCACGTCTCCGACTCGTACTTCGTCGTCGCGCACTTCCACTACGTCATCTTCGGCACCGTGGTCTTCGCGATGTTCTCCGGCTTCCACTTCTGGTGGCCGAAGTTCACCGGCAAGATGCTGGACGAGCGGCTCGGGAAGATCACCTTCTGGACGCTGTTCATCGGCTTCCACGGCACGTTCCTGGTGCAGCACTGGCTGGGCGCCGAGGGCATGCCCCGCCGGTACGCCGACTACCTGCACGCGGACGGCTTCACCACGCTCAACACCATCTCCACCATCAGCTCGTTCCTGCTGGGCCTGTCCGTGCTGCCGTTCTTCTACAACGTGTGGAAGACCGCGAAGTACGGCAAGAAGGTCGAGGTCGACGACCCGTGGGGCTACGGCCGTTCGCTGGAGTGGGCGACTTCCTGCCCGCCGCCGCGGCACAACTTCCTCACGCTGCCGCGCATTCGCTCCGAATCCCCGGCGTTCGACCTGCACCACCCGGAGATCGCCGCGCTCGACCAGCTTGAGAACGTCGGGCACACCGAAGAGAAGGCCCTCGCGGGTGGCAAGGAGGCAGGCAAGTGA
- a CDS encoding carbohydrate kinase family protein → MRIAVTGSIATDHLMTFPGRFADQLVADQLHTVSLSFLVDALDIRRGGVGPNICFGMGALGLRPVLVGAAGEDFAEYRAWLERHGVDTESVRISELLHTARFVCTTDTDHNQIASFYTGAMSEARQIELQPVAQRVGGLDLVLIGADDPEAMVRHTDECRTRGYAFAADPSQQLARMEGEDIRRLVDGATYLFTNEYEKALIETKTGWTAEEILGKVGTRVTTLGARGVRVERVGEPTIEVGVPEEKAKVDPTGVGDAFRAGFLAGLSWELPLERSAQVGCMLATLVIETLGTQEYELRSGNFVERFQKAYGADAAAEITPHLPADLA, encoded by the coding sequence GTGCGCATTGCTGTCACCGGCTCTATCGCCACTGATCACCTGATGACCTTCCCCGGCCGTTTCGCCGACCAACTGGTCGCCGACCAGTTGCATACGGTCTCGCTGTCCTTCCTGGTCGACGCCCTCGACATCCGCCGCGGCGGCGTCGGGCCCAACATCTGCTTCGGCATGGGCGCGCTCGGCCTGCGCCCGGTCCTGGTCGGCGCGGCGGGCGAGGACTTCGCCGAGTACCGCGCCTGGCTGGAGCGGCACGGCGTCGACACCGAGTCGGTTCGCATCTCGGAGCTGCTGCACACCGCGCGCTTCGTGTGCACGACCGACACCGACCACAACCAGATCGCCTCCTTCTACACCGGCGCCATGAGCGAGGCCCGCCAGATCGAGCTGCAGCCCGTCGCGCAGCGCGTCGGCGGACTCGACCTCGTACTGATCGGCGCCGACGACCCCGAGGCGATGGTCCGCCACACCGACGAGTGCCGTACGCGCGGCTACGCGTTCGCCGCCGACCCCTCGCAGCAACTCGCCCGAATGGAGGGCGAGGACATCCGCCGTCTGGTGGACGGTGCCACGTACCTGTTCACCAACGAGTACGAGAAGGCGCTCATCGAGACCAAGACCGGCTGGACCGCCGAGGAGATCCTCGGCAAGGTCGGCACCCGGGTGACAACGCTGGGCGCGCGGGGCGTGCGCGTCGAGCGCGTCGGCGAGCCCACCATCGAGGTGGGCGTGCCCGAGGAGAAGGCCAAGGTCGACCCGACCGGCGTCGGCGACGCCTTCCGCGCGGGCTTCCTCGCCGGCCTGTCCTGGGAACTGCCCCTGGAGCGGTCCGCGCAGGTCGGCTGCATGCTGGCCACACTGGTCATCGAGACGCTCGGCACGCAGGAGTACGAGCTGCGCTCCGGCAACTTCGTCGAGCGCTTCCAGAAGGCGTACGGCGCGGACGCCGCCGCCGAGATCACCCCGCACCTGCCGGCCGACCTGGCCTGA
- a CDS encoding Ig-like domain-containing protein, translated as MSHTSRSRIPIRCALLVTPLAIGAVACAGSPSDPLADKPYDAAEQVAFNGDPRGRQADPDRPLEVTAKGGGSRITDVTATDATGRYLRGELTADGKRWRSTAPLAAGAHYTLRVSTENADGRPGRKTISYDTAPADKLLRVRFGPDSGTYGVGQPVTAELSAPVKNREDRATVERALRVSSQPAVEGAWHWVDERSLHYRPRAYWPARATITVRSHLDGIKVAGGLYGGPTKPLTLRTGARIEAVTDAAAHRMTIRRDGRTLRTIPVTTGKPGFDTRNGVKVVLAKESFVRMRGTSIGIAEGSSESYDLPVHWATRVTWSGEYVHAAPWSAGSHGAANVSHGCTGMSTANARWFFDTVRPGDLVTVTGSGGTTMTPFDNGFGDWNLSWDKWRQGSALTTGPRDGGGPADTARLRPAV; from the coding sequence ATGAGCCACACCTCTCGCTCCCGAATACCCATCCGCTGCGCCCTCCTGGTGACGCCGCTGGCGATAGGCGCCGTGGCCTGCGCGGGCTCCCCCTCCGACCCGCTGGCTGACAAGCCGTACGACGCCGCCGAACAGGTGGCCTTCAACGGCGACCCGCGCGGCCGCCAGGCCGACCCCGACCGGCCCCTGGAGGTCACCGCCAAGGGCGGCGGCAGCCGGATCACCGACGTGACCGCCACCGACGCCACCGGCCGCTACCTGCGCGGCGAACTCACCGCCGACGGCAAGCGGTGGCGCTCCACCGCCCCGCTCGCGGCAGGCGCCCACTACACGCTCCGGGTGAGCACCGAGAACGCCGACGGCAGGCCGGGCCGCAAGACCATCAGCTACGACACCGCCCCCGCCGACAAGTTGCTCCGGGTGCGTTTCGGCCCGGACAGCGGCACCTACGGGGTCGGCCAGCCGGTCACCGCCGAACTCAGCGCCCCCGTGAAGAACCGCGAGGACCGGGCCACCGTCGAACGCGCCCTGCGCGTCAGCTCCCAGCCGGCCGTCGAGGGCGCCTGGCACTGGGTGGACGAGAGGAGCCTGCACTACCGCCCGCGCGCGTACTGGCCCGCCAGAGCCACCATCACCGTGCGCAGCCACCTGGACGGCATCAAGGTCGCCGGCGGCCTCTACGGCGGCCCCACCAAGCCCCTCACGCTGCGCACCGGCGCCAGGATCGAGGCCGTCACGGACGCGGCGGCGCACCGGATGACCATACGGCGCGACGGCAGGACGCTGCGCACCATCCCCGTCACCACCGGCAAGCCGGGCTTCGACACGCGCAACGGCGTCAAGGTCGTCCTCGCCAAGGAGTCCTTCGTCCGCATGCGCGGGACCAGCATCGGCATCGCGGAGGGCAGTTCCGAGTCGTACGACCTGCCGGTGCACTGGGCCACCCGGGTCACCTGGAGCGGCGAGTACGTGCACGCGGCGCCCTGGTCGGCGGGCTCGCACGGCGCCGCCAACGTCAGCCACGGCTGCACCGGGATGAGCACCGCCAACGCCCGCTGGTTCTTCGACACGGTGCGCCCCGGCGACCTGGTGACGGTCACGGGCAGCGGCGGCACCACGATGACGCCGTTCGACAACGGCTTCGGCGACTGGAACCTGTCCTGGGACAAGTGGCGCCAGGGCAGCGCCCTGACCACCGGACCGCGCGACGGCGGCGGCCCGGCCGACACGGCCCGGCTGCGACCGGCGGTCTGA
- a CDS encoding response regulator transcription factor, whose product MTIKVVLADDQALLRSAFRILVDSESDMEVVGEASDGAEAVRLTRETGADVVLMDIRMPGTDGLAATRLISADPALADVRVVMLTTFEVDEYVVESLRAGASGFLGKGAEPEELLAAIRVAAAGEALLSPVATKGLIAKFLAQGAGSGDHAADGGYEAARLDALTVREREVLVQVAGGLSNDQIAERLQVSPLTVKTHVNRTMAKLGARDRAGLVVIAYESGLVRPRSE is encoded by the coding sequence ATGACGATCAAGGTGGTGCTCGCGGACGACCAGGCGCTGTTGCGCAGCGCCTTCCGCATCCTGGTGGACTCCGAGTCCGACATGGAGGTCGTCGGGGAGGCGTCGGACGGTGCCGAGGCCGTCCGGCTGACCCGGGAGACCGGCGCCGACGTGGTGCTGATGGACATCCGGATGCCCGGCACCGACGGGCTCGCCGCCACCCGGCTGATCAGCGCCGACCCCGCGCTGGCGGACGTGCGGGTGGTCATGCTGACCACGTTCGAGGTGGACGAGTACGTGGTGGAGTCGCTGCGCGCGGGCGCCAGCGGCTTCCTGGGCAAGGGCGCCGAGCCCGAGGAACTGCTGGCCGCCATCCGGGTCGCGGCGGCGGGCGAGGCCCTGCTGTCGCCGGTCGCCACCAAGGGGCTGATCGCCAAGTTCCTCGCGCAGGGCGCCGGTTCGGGAGATCACGCGGCCGACGGCGGCTACGAGGCGGCCCGGCTCGACGCGCTGACGGTGCGCGAGCGCGAGGTGCTGGTGCAGGTCGCCGGCGGGCTGTCGAACGACCAGATCGCCGAGCGGCTCCAGGTCAGCCCGCTCACCGTGAAGACCCACGTCAACCGGACCATGGCCAAGCTCGGCGCCCGCGACCGGGCCGGGCTCGTGGTCATCGCGTACGAGAGCGGCCTGGTGCGCCCGCGCTCGGAGTAG
- the nadA gene encoding quinolinate synthase NadA — protein MRAVTTAQPLDVQPTPLALLLLGRESDPRSERGVECPGDLPAPSDPDLVARARAAKERLGDRVFVLGHHYQRDEVIEFADVTGDSFKLARDAAARPDAEFIVFCGVHFMAESADILTGDDQQVILPDLAAGCSMADMATAEQVAECWDVLTEAGVAEVTVPVSYMNSSADIKAFTGKHGGTICTSSNARRALEWAFAQGGQAGGAKVLFLPDQHLGRNTAVRDLGMSLEDCVVYNPHKPNGGLTVEELRAAKMILWRGHCSVHGRFSLESVRDVRERIPGVNVLVHPECKHEVVAAADYVGSTEHIIQTLEAAPAGSKWAIGTELNLVRRLANRFADQDKEIVFLDKTVCFCSTMNRIDLPHLVWALESLADGKVVNRIEVDPETESFAKLALERMLSLP, from the coding sequence GTGCGTGCTGTGACCACCGCCCAACCTCTCGACGTCCAGCCCACGCCTCTGGCCCTGCTGCTCCTGGGTCGCGAGTCCGACCCGAGGAGCGAGCGCGGCGTGGAGTGCCCGGGCGACCTCCCCGCCCCCTCCGACCCCGACCTGGTGGCCCGCGCCCGGGCGGCCAAGGAGCGGCTCGGGGACCGCGTCTTCGTGCTCGGCCACCACTACCAGCGCGACGAGGTCATCGAGTTCGCGGACGTCACCGGGGACTCGTTCAAGCTCGCCAGGGACGCGGCCGCCCGGCCGGACGCCGAGTTCATCGTCTTCTGCGGCGTGCACTTCATGGCCGAGTCCGCCGACATCCTCACCGGCGACGACCAGCAGGTCATCCTCCCCGACCTGGCCGCCGGCTGCTCCATGGCCGACATGGCCACGGCCGAGCAGGTCGCCGAGTGCTGGGACGTGCTGACCGAGGCCGGCGTGGCGGAGGTGACCGTGCCCGTCTCGTACATGAACTCCTCCGCCGACATCAAGGCGTTCACCGGCAAGCACGGCGGCACGATCTGCACCTCGTCCAACGCGCGGCGGGCCCTGGAGTGGGCCTTCGCGCAGGGCGGCCAGGCCGGCGGCGCCAAGGTGCTCTTCCTGCCCGACCAGCACCTGGGGCGCAACACGGCCGTACGGGACCTCGGGATGTCCCTGGAGGACTGCGTCGTCTACAACCCGCACAAGCCGAACGGTGGCCTGACCGTCGAGGAGCTGCGCGCGGCGAAGATGATCCTGTGGCGCGGCCACTGCTCGGTGCACGGCCGGTTCTCGCTGGAGTCGGTGCGGGACGTGCGCGAGCGCATACCGGGCGTGAACGTGCTGGTCCACCCCGAGTGCAAGCACGAGGTCGTCGCGGCCGCCGACTACGTGGGCTCGACCGAGCACATCATCCAGACCCTGGAGGCCGCGCCGGCCGGGTCCAAGTGGGCCATCGGCACCGAGCTGAACCTGGTGCGGCGGCTGGCCAACCGGTTCGCCGACCAGGACAAGGAGATCGTCTTCCTCGACAAGACGGTGTGCTTCTGCTCCACGATGAACCGCATCGACCTCCCGCACCTGGTCTGGGCCCTGGAGTCGTTGGCCGACGGCAAGGTGGTCAACCGCATCGAGGTCGACCCGGAGACGGAGAGCTTCGCCAAGCTGGCCCTGGAGCGGATGCTGTCCCTGCCGTAG
- the coxB gene encoding cytochrome c oxidase subunit II, with protein sequence MSPNGSDRSSRRPMRRKLPQALAAGLVLATATGCTSKDFPRLGMPTPVTEEAPRILSLWQGSWAAALATGVLVWGLILWSVIFHRRSRTKVEVPPQTRYNMPIEALYTVVPLVIVSVLFYFTARDESELLKTSKKPDHVINVVGYQWSWGFNYMENVDGDPSTPAKTPKEVAGIPDRMLKAVPKGAEGVYDQGIPGDRDPDKGWPGPTLWLPKGETVQFVLTSRDVIHSFWVIPFLMKQDVIPGHTNRFEVTPNKEGTFMGKCAELCGKDHSRMLFNVKVVSPEEYRKHLKDLAKKGQTGYLPATIKQTDAAKNAETKNQ encoded by the coding sequence GTGAGTCCCAACGGCTCCGACCGCTCGTCGCGGCGCCCGATGCGGCGGAAGCTGCCGCAGGCGCTGGCCGCGGGCCTGGTCCTCGCGACCGCTACCGGTTGCACATCCAAGGACTTCCCCCGCCTCGGAATGCCCACCCCCGTCACGGAGGAGGCGCCGCGGATTCTCTCCCTGTGGCAGGGCTCCTGGGCGGCAGCACTCGCCACAGGCGTGCTGGTCTGGGGCCTGATCCTGTGGAGCGTCATCTTCCACCGGCGCAGCAGGACCAAGGTCGAGGTACCCCCGCAGACGCGGTACAACATGCCCATCGAGGCGCTGTACACCGTCGTGCCGCTCGTCATCGTCTCGGTGTTGTTCTACTTCACCGCGCGCGATGAGAGCGAACTCCTCAAGACCTCCAAGAAGCCCGACCACGTCATCAACGTCGTGGGCTACCAGTGGAGCTGGGGCTTCAACTACATGGAGAACGTGGACGGCGACCCGTCCACACCCGCGAAAACCCCCAAGGAGGTCGCCGGCATCCCGGACCGGATGCTGAAGGCCGTGCCCAAGGGCGCCGAGGGCGTGTACGACCAGGGCATCCCGGGCGACCGTGACCCGGACAAGGGCTGGCCGGGCCCGACGCTGTGGCTGCCGAAGGGCGAGACGGTCCAGTTCGTGCTCACCTCGCGGGACGTCATCCACTCGTTCTGGGTGATTCCGTTCCTGATGAAGCAGGACGTCATCCCCGGCCACACGAACCGATTCGAGGTGACTCCGAACAAGGAGGGCACCTTCATGGGTAAGTGCGCCGAGCTCTGCGGCAAGGACCACTCCCGGATGCTCTTCAACGTCAAGGTGGTCTCCCCCGAGGAGTACCGGAAGCACCTGAAGGACCTGGCGAAGAAGGGTCAGACCGGATACCTCCCGGCAACCATCAAGCAGACGGACGCCGCCAAGAACGCGGAGACCAAGAACCAGTGA
- a CDS encoding cytochrome c oxidase subunit 4, with protein MKIQGRMFIWLAVFILAMAIVYGVWSKEPVGTTALSLSFGLSMMIGYYLAFTARRVDAGAQDNKDADVADDAGELGFFSPHSWQPLFLAVGGSFAFLGVVFGWWLMYFSAPIIMISIFGWVFEYYRGENRTQ; from the coding sequence GTGAAGATCCAAGGCCGGATGTTCATCTGGCTCGCCGTCTTCATCCTCGCCATGGCGATCGTCTATGGCGTCTGGTCCAAGGAGCCGGTCGGCACGACCGCGCTCTCCCTGTCCTTCGGCCTGAGCATGATGATCGGCTACTACCTGGCGTTCACCGCGCGCCGGGTGGACGCCGGAGCGCAGGACAACAAGGACGCTGACGTCGCTGACGACGCCGGTGAGCTGGGCTTCTTCAGCCCGCACAGCTGGCAGCCGCTGTTCCTCGCGGTGGGTGGCTCGTTCGCCTTCCTCGGCGTGGTCTTCGGTTGGTGGCTGATGTACTTCTCGGCCCCGATCATCATGATCAGCATCTTCGGCTGGGTCTTTGAGTACTACCGGGGCGAGAACCGCACCCAGTAG
- a CDS encoding cytochrome c: MKKLSARRRHPLAALVVLLFALAATGGLYAAFAPADKAKADEAQTSLAIDEGKKLYAVGCASCHGTGGQGTSDGPSLVGVGAAAVDFQVSTGRMPAQQNGAQAPKKPKVYTAAETEQLAAYVASLGAGPETPNKSQYSLNGKEDAANGGQLFRSNCAQCHNFSGKGGALSNGKYAPPLDGVSPKHIYEAMQTGPQNMPSFPDTVMPEKEKRDIIAYLNKVNSDDTESPGGFQLGGLGPVAEGLFAWVFGLGALVAITIWVAARTTKAKKS, encoded by the coding sequence GTGAAAAAGCTCTCCGCACGACGGCGCCATCCGCTGGCGGCGCTCGTCGTCCTACTCTTCGCGCTGGCGGCCACGGGGGGGCTTTACGCCGCGTTCGCGCCGGCGGACAAGGCCAAGGCCGACGAGGCCCAGACCTCCCTCGCCATCGACGAGGGCAAGAAGCTCTACGCCGTTGGCTGCGCAAGCTGCCACGGCACTGGCGGCCAAGGCACATCTGACGGTCCGAGCCTGGTCGGCGTCGGCGCCGCCGCCGTGGACTTCCAGGTGAGCACCGGCCGCATGCCGGCCCAGCAGAACGGTGCCCAGGCCCCGAAGAAGCCCAAGGTCTACACGGCCGCCGAGACCGAGCAGCTCGCGGCGTACGTGGCCTCGCTCGGCGCCGGCCCGGAAACGCCGAACAAGAGCCAGTACAGCCTCAACGGCAAGGAGGATGCTGCCAACGGTGGGCAGCTCTTCCGTTCGAACTGTGCCCAGTGCCACAATTTCTCAGGCAAGGGCGGGGCGCTGAGCAACGGCAAGTACGCGCCCCCTCTTGACGGTGTGAGCCCGAAGCACATCTACGAGGCCATGCAGACCGGCCCGCAGAACATGCCGTCTTTCCCCGACACGGTCATGCCGGAGAAGGAAAAGAGGGACATCATCGCCTACCTCAACAAGGTCAACAGCGACGACACCGAGAGCCCCGGTGGTTTCCAACTGGGTGGACTCGGCCCGGTGGCTGAGGGCTTGTTCGCCTGGGTGTTCGGCCTGGGCGCCCTGGTCGCCATCACCATTTGGGTCGCAGCCCGGACCACGAAGGCCAAGAAGTCATGA
- a CDS encoding iron-sulfur cluster assembly accessory protein, whose protein sequence is MTVQDDTTTSDGILLSDAAAGKVKALLEQEGREDLALRVAVQPGGCSGLRYQLFFDERSLDGDVVKDFDGVKVVTDRMSAPYLGGASIDFVDTIEKQGFTIDNPNATGSCACGDSFS, encoded by the coding sequence ATGACGGTTCAGGACGACACCACCACGAGTGACGGCATCCTCCTGTCCGATGCCGCCGCGGGCAAGGTCAAGGCGCTCCTTGAGCAGGAAGGCCGCGAGGACCTCGCGCTGCGCGTCGCAGTTCAGCCTGGTGGCTGCTCCGGCCTGCGCTACCAGCTCTTCTTCGACGAGCGTTCGCTCGACGGCGATGTCGTGAAGGACTTCGACGGGGTCAAGGTCGTCACCGACCGCATGAGCGCCCCGTACCTCGGTGGCGCCTCCATCGACTTCGTGGACACCATCGAGAAGCAGGGCTTCACCATCGACAACCCGAACGCCACGGGCTCCTGCGCCTGCGGCGACTCCTTCAGCTAA
- a CDS encoding cysteine desulfurase/sulfurtransferase TusA family protein: protein MPYFDAASSAPPHPVARQALLAALDEGWGDPARLYREGRRARLLLDAARQTAADAVGCRPDELVFTASGTRAVHQGIAGALAGRRRVGRGLVVSAVEHSSVLHAATAHTVAGGTVTEVGVDRTGRVAPTAYADALRGVAEPVALACLQSANHEVGTEQPVVDVAEVCREAGVPLLVDAAQSLAWGRVEGRWSLLTASAHKWGGPAGVGLLVVRKGVRFAPQGPVDERESGRSAGFENIPAIVAAAASLRAVREEAESEALRLRGLVDRVRTRVPELVPDVEVVGDPTRRLPHLVTFSCLYVDGESLLHGLDRAEFAVSSGSSCTSSTLTPSHVLRAMGVLSEGNVRVSLPRGTTEADVELFLELLPGIVSAVRAKLGAPTGRESASVRGPRADGAAPTGAVEAPGAQSSAAADAAGGGAGNEGGAGNEGRAEADGAGADDARDLEPALTVDALGKRCPLPVIELAKVIEDVPVGAVVAVLADDDAARLDIPAWCDMRGQEYVGERAARRGMAYWVRRR, encoded by the coding sequence GTGCCCTACTTCGACGCGGCCTCCTCCGCTCCCCCGCACCCCGTGGCCCGGCAGGCGCTGCTCGCCGCCCTGGACGAGGGGTGGGGCGACCCGGCCCGGCTCTACCGGGAGGGGCGGCGGGCCCGACTGCTGCTCGACGCCGCGCGGCAGACCGCGGCCGACGCCGTCGGCTGCCGCCCCGACGAGCTGGTCTTCACCGCGTCGGGGACGCGCGCGGTGCACCAGGGCATCGCCGGGGCCCTCGCCGGCCGGCGGCGGGTCGGCCGGGGGCTGGTCGTCTCGGCGGTCGAGCACTCCTCCGTACTCCACGCGGCCACCGCCCACACGGTCGCGGGCGGCACGGTCACCGAGGTCGGCGTGGACCGTACGGGTCGGGTGGCGCCCACCGCGTACGCCGACGCGCTACGCGGGGTCGCCGAGCCCGTCGCGCTGGCCTGTCTCCAGTCGGCCAACCACGAGGTGGGCACCGAGCAGCCGGTGGTGGACGTCGCGGAGGTCTGCCGCGAGGCGGGCGTGCCGCTCCTGGTGGACGCCGCGCAGTCGCTGGCCTGGGGTCGGGTCGAGGGCCGCTGGTCGCTGCTGACGGCGAGCGCGCACAAGTGGGGCGGGCCGGCGGGCGTGGGGCTGCTGGTGGTGCGCAAGGGCGTGCGGTTCGCGCCGCAGGGCCCGGTGGACGAGCGGGAGTCGGGCCGGTCCGCGGGGTTCGAGAACATCCCGGCCATCGTCGCCGCGGCGGCCTCGCTGCGCGCCGTGCGCGAGGAGGCCGAGTCCGAGGCGCTGCGGCTGCGCGGCCTGGTGGACCGCGTCCGGACCCGGGTACCGGAGCTGGTGCCGGACGTGGAGGTGGTCGGGGACCCGACGCGGCGGCTGCCGCACCTGGTCACCTTCTCCTGCCTGTACGTCGACGGGGAGAGCCTGCTGCACGGGCTCGACCGGGCGGAGTTCGCCGTCTCCTCCGGTTCCTCGTGCACGTCGAGCACGCTGACCCCGAGCCATGTGCTGCGGGCGATGGGGGTGCTGTCGGAGGGCAACGTGCGCGTGTCGCTCCCGAGGGGGACGACCGAGGCGGACGTGGAGCTGTTCCTGGAGCTGCTGCCCGGGATCGTGTCGGCGGTACGCGCGAAGCTGGGGGCGCCGACGGGGCGGGAGTCGGCCTCGGTACGGGGGCCGCGCGCCGACGGGGCGGCGCCGACGGGCGCGGTGGAGGCGCCCGGCGCTCAGAGCTCGGCCGCCGCGGACGCGGCCGGAGGCGGGGCCGGGAATGAAGGCGGGGCTGGGAACGAAGGCCGGGCCGAGGCCGACGGCGCGGGCGCGGACGACGCGCGCGATCTGGAGCCGGCGCTGACCGTGGACGCGCTGGGCAAGCGCTGCCCGCTGCCGGTCATCGAGCTGGCCAAGGTGATCGAGGACGTCCCGGTCGGCGCGGTGGTCGCGGTGCTGGCCGACGACGACGCGGCGCGCCTGGACATCCCGGCCTGGTGCGACATGCGGGGGCAGGAGTACGTGGGCGAGCGCGCGGCGCGGCGCGGCATGGCGTACTGGGTGCGCCGCCGGTAG